A genomic region of Lysinibacillus sp. 2017 contains the following coding sequences:
- the trxB gene encoding thioredoxin-disulfide reductase translates to MSEEKIYDAIIIGAGPAGMTAAVYTSRANLSTLMIERGIPGGQMASTEAVENYPGFDTILGPELSTKMFEHAKKFGAEYAYGDVSEIVDGEDYKTIISGKKQYKTRTIIIASGAEYKKVGVPGETELGGRGVSYCAVCDGAFFKQKNLVVIGGGDSAVEEGIYLTRFADKVTIVHRRDKLRAQKIIQDRAFANEKIDFIWNTTIKEIHEVDGKVGKVTLASTVDGTESEVPTDGVFIYVGTLPLTAPFASLNILNESGYIVTNENMETAVPGIYAAGDVREKMLRQIVTATGDGSIAAQSAQHFVEELKQKIGQA, encoded by the coding sequence ATGTCAGAAGAAAAGATTTATGATGCTATAATTATCGGTGCAGGTCCAGCAGGGATGACTGCAGCTGTTTATACATCTCGTGCAAACTTATCAACATTAATGATCGAACGTGGGATTCCTGGTGGTCAAATGGCAAGCACAGAAGCTGTAGAAAACTACCCAGGTTTTGATACGATTTTAGGGCCTGAGCTTTCGACTAAAATGTTCGAACATGCTAAAAAATTCGGTGCAGAATATGCATATGGCGATGTATCAGAAATTGTTGATGGTGAAGATTATAAAACCATTATTTCAGGTAAAAAACAATACAAAACACGCACAATCATTATTGCATCAGGTGCAGAATATAAAAAAGTAGGCGTACCAGGTGAAACAGAACTTGGCGGTCGCGGTGTTAGTTATTGCGCAGTTTGTGATGGCGCATTCTTCAAACAAAAGAATTTAGTCGTTATCGGTGGTGGGGATTCAGCAGTTGAGGAAGGGATTTACTTAACTCGTTTTGCTGACAAAGTAACAATCGTACACCGTCGTGACAAATTACGTGCTCAAAAAATCATTCAAGATCGTGCATTTGCAAATGAAAAAATTGATTTCATTTGGAATACAACAATTAAAGAAATCCATGAAGTTGACGGCAAAGTAGGAAAAGTAACATTAGCTTCTACTGTAGATGGTACAGAATCTGAAGTACCAACAGATGGCGTATTCATTTATGTTGGTACACTTCCATTAACAGCACCATTCGCTTCACTTAACATTTTAAATGAATCAGGCTATATCGTAACGAATGAAAACATGGAAACAGCTGTACCGGGTATTTATGCAGCTGGTGACGTGCGTGAAAAAATGCTTCGTCAAATCGTTACAGCAACGGGTGACGGTAGTATTGCCGCACAATCTGCACAACATTTTGTAGAAGAATTAAAACAAAAGATCGGTCAAGCATAA
- the yvcK gene encoding YvcK family protein: MKKKKTRIVVIGGGTGLSTILRGLKQHPFDITAIVTVADDGGSSGRLRDDYDIPPPGDVRNVIAALSDVEPLVEQMFQYRFTQSNQLGGHSLGNLMLTALTDITGDFNHAISEMSKVFNVHGKVVPAANKKVTLHAELVDGTMITGESNIPLAQTPIKRVYLEPEHLKPLPAAIHAIERADYILIGPGSLYTSIIPNLLVKGIGQAVARAKGEKIYIANLMTQRGETIHYSASQHIEAIHMHVGQPFIESILINATQFPSSIHEIYREENAEPVLIDFEKLEEMGIKIIQKEIARIHKGVVRHDAKNLADWLCEYTQQKQPLT; the protein is encoded by the coding sequence ATGAAAAAAAAGAAAACACGTATTGTCGTTATCGGTGGCGGAACAGGGCTATCGACGATTTTACGTGGCTTAAAGCAACATCCATTTGACATTACAGCCATTGTGACTGTTGCAGATGATGGAGGTTCTTCAGGCCGCCTACGTGATGACTATGATATTCCTCCACCAGGAGATGTGCGAAATGTAATTGCTGCTCTGTCGGACGTTGAGCCGCTAGTAGAGCAAATGTTTCAATACCGTTTCACACAATCCAACCAATTAGGTGGACATTCGTTAGGTAACTTAATGTTAACGGCACTGACGGATATTACAGGGGATTTTAATCATGCGATTTCTGAAATGAGTAAGGTTTTTAATGTTCATGGAAAAGTAGTGCCTGCTGCCAATAAGAAGGTTACCTTACATGCGGAACTTGTGGATGGTACGATGATTACAGGTGAGTCCAATATTCCGTTAGCTCAAACACCGATAAAGCGTGTCTATTTAGAGCCAGAGCATTTAAAGCCCCTGCCAGCTGCGATTCATGCAATTGAACGCGCGGATTATATATTAATTGGACCTGGTAGTTTGTATACAAGTATTATTCCGAACCTGCTCGTAAAAGGAATTGGGCAAGCGGTTGCCCGTGCAAAAGGTGAAAAAATTTATATTGCCAATTTAATGACACAACGTGGTGAGACGATTCACTATTCAGCGTCTCAACATATTGAAGCGATTCATATGCATGTCGGACAGCCATTTATTGAATCGATACTTATTAATGCAACACAATTTCCTTCTTCAATTCATGAAATTTATCGTGAGGAAAATGCAGAGCCAGTCTTGATTGATTTTGAGAAACTTGAAGAGATGGGCATTAAGATTATTCAAAAGGAAATTGCCCGCATTCATAAGGGTGTTGTCAGACATGATGCAAAAAATTTAGCCGATTGGTTATGTGAATATACACAACAAAAGCAACCATTAACGTAA
- the rapZ gene encoding RNase adapter RapZ, protein MGSSSHTHELVIITGMSGAGKTVAVRSFEDLGYYCVDNLPPELLTTFLALMKDSEKKISRIAVVMDLRGREFFDSLIESLDALLDEEDILPRILFLDSDDATLVRRYKESRRSHPLAPQGLPLEGIQLERELLSELKGRAKTVVNTSKLKPIELRERITKEFTNMSISTFSVNVMSFGFKHGIPIDADLVFDVRFLKNPYYIEELRHKTGLQTEVSSYVLATEETQQLITKLTDLLAFMIPHYRKEGKSQLVIAFGCTGGQHRSVTLAEYFGKLLGNTEQVVITHRDINHRKD, encoded by the coding sequence GTGGGTAGTTCAAGCCATACGCATGAGTTAGTTATTATTACAGGGATGTCGGGAGCAGGAAAGACAGTTGCTGTTCGAAGTTTTGAAGATTTAGGGTACTACTGTGTAGACAATTTACCACCTGAACTTTTGACAACTTTTTTAGCATTAATGAAAGACTCTGAGAAGAAAATTTCACGTATCGCAGTTGTGATGGATTTACGTGGACGAGAATTTTTTGATTCACTTATTGAATCACTTGATGCTTTGTTAGATGAAGAGGATATTTTACCACGTATTTTATTTTTAGACTCTGATGATGCAACGCTTGTTCGACGTTATAAAGAATCACGACGCTCACACCCACTCGCTCCTCAAGGACTACCACTTGAAGGAATTCAGCTTGAGCGCGAACTACTATCTGAATTAAAGGGACGCGCGAAAACAGTAGTGAATACATCAAAGTTAAAACCAATTGAATTACGTGAACGCATTACGAAAGAATTTACAAATATGAGTATTTCAACATTTTCAGTGAATGTGATGTCTTTTGGTTTTAAACATGGTATTCCGATTGATGCCGATTTAGTATTCGACGTACGCTTCTTAAAAAATCCATATTATATAGAAGAATTGCGCCATAAAACGGGCTTACAAACTGAAGTATCTTCCTATGTTTTGGCAACTGAAGAAACACAGCAGTTAATCACGAAGTTAACAGATTTGTTAGCTTTCATGATCCCGCATTATCGCAAAGAAGGAAAGTCACAACTTGTGATAGCATTTGGCTGTACAGGAGGTCAACACCGTTCTGTTACGTTAGCCGAGTATTTCGGAAAATTATTAGGAAATACCGAGCAAGTTGTCATAACTCATCGAGATATCAATCACAGGAAGGATTGA
- a CDS encoding basic amino acid ABC transporter substrate-binding protein: protein MKKNNVFMLMLVLALSVVLAACGTSEDNTSGAEGDKGFSKLSVGTEATFAPFESMTDKGEIVGIDVDVMNAIGAEVDAEVEFKNVGWEPVFQQVTNKELDLGASGITITEERKKTFDFTDPYYEATLMIVVKEDSPIKTLDELKDKKISVQINTTGHEAAKDLQGITSTNILAYENQPIAFQEVINGTAAASIGDNAVVLEYLKNNPKSGLKAIESDQFEKEYYGFMVKKGNKELLDLLNEGLKKIKENGKLEEITGQKID from the coding sequence ATGAAAAAAAATAATGTATTTATGTTAATGCTTGTATTGGCATTATCGGTAGTTTTAGCTGCATGTGGTACGTCGGAGGACAATACTTCAGGTGCTGAAGGCGACAAAGGCTTTTCAAAATTATCAGTTGGTACAGAAGCCACATTCGCACCATTTGAATCGATGACTGACAAGGGTGAAATCGTTGGGATAGATGTAGATGTCATGAATGCAATCGGTGCAGAAGTGGATGCTGAAGTTGAATTTAAAAATGTAGGTTGGGAGCCAGTATTCCAACAAGTAACGAATAAAGAATTAGACTTAGGGGCATCTGGTATTACAATTACAGAAGAGCGTAAAAAGACATTTGATTTTACAGATCCATACTATGAAGCAACATTAATGATTGTTGTAAAAGAAGATTCACCGATTAAAACATTAGATGAATTAAAAGACAAAAAAATATCTGTACAAATAAATACAACAGGTCATGAAGCTGCAAAAGATTTACAAGGAATTACGAGCACAAATATTTTAGCATATGAGAATCAACCTATTGCATTCCAAGAAGTAATTAATGGAACAGCAGCGGCTTCTATTGGTGACAATGCCGTTGTGTTAGAATACTTAAAAAACAATCCGAAATCTGGTTTAAAAGCAATTGAATCAGATCAGTTTGAAAAAGAGTATTACGGATTTATGGTGAAAAAAGGAAACAAAGAATTACTTGATCTTTTAAACGAAGGTCTTAAGAAAATTAAAGAAAACGGGAAGTTAGAAGAAATTACTGGTCAAAAAATCGATTAA
- the hisF gene encoding imidazole glycerol phosphate synthase subunit HisF, protein MLTKRIIPCLDVKEGRVVKGVQFVELRDAGDPVELAKFYDEQGADELVFLDISASHEGRETMVDVVRQTAASLAIPFTVGGGIRTLDDMKRILRAGADKVSVNTSALERPELIKEGSDYFGAQCIVCAIDARFSEEDGTWMVYTHGGRNKTMWKAVDWAKEAVRLGAGEILLTSMNKDGEKSGFDLNLTKAVREAVTVPVIASGGAGNAEHFREVLQDVNTDAALAASIFHYKETSVAEVKSYLNEKGVLVR, encoded by the coding sequence ATGTTAACAAAACGAATTATTCCATGCTTAGATGTAAAAGAAGGCCGCGTTGTCAAAGGGGTTCAATTTGTTGAACTTCGCGATGCGGGTGATCCTGTAGAGCTAGCCAAGTTTTATGATGAGCAAGGCGCGGACGAGTTAGTGTTTTTAGATATTTCTGCCTCACATGAAGGACGCGAAACGATGGTTGATGTCGTTCGTCAAACTGCTGCAAGCTTAGCCATTCCATTTACAGTGGGAGGCGGGATTCGCACACTAGATGATATGAAGCGCATTTTACGTGCAGGGGCAGACAAAGTTTCAGTCAACACATCCGCATTAGAACGACCTGAGCTAATTAAAGAAGGTTCCGATTATTTCGGGGCACAGTGTATTGTTTGTGCGATTGATGCACGCTTTTCAGAAGAAGACGGCACATGGATGGTTTATACACATGGCGGTCGAAATAAGACAATGTGGAAAGCAGTTGACTGGGCGAAGGAAGCTGTACGATTAGGTGCAGGTGAAATTTTACTGACGTCCATGAACAAAGACGGAGAAAAGTCTGGCTTTGATTTAAACTTAACAAAAGCAGTACGTGAGGCCGTTACGGTGCCAGTCATTGCAAGTGGCGGTGCGGGAAATGCCGAGCACTTTAGGGAAGTATTACAAGATGTAAATACAGATGCGGCACTTGCTGCAAGTATTTTTCACTATAAAGAAACAAGTGTAGCAGAAGTAAAAAGCTACTTAAACGAAAAAGGGGTCCTAGTACGATGA
- a CDS encoding lipopolysaccharide assembly protein LapB — MENKRLKTTTNIVSFVPNSDYYYNKTLKAMDRGEMDKAYKYIKRAADLSQDDAHVLLQYGVLEMELQNFDHAYELIHTAYSLEPNESEIVFMLAEVSGCIGHIADAQKYAAKYLEMEPDGAYIEDAEEILDYADFVADDIEDIDELDASKIVIQEKARRLMEKGNFPAAIEILEKTIEEFPDLWNAYNNLALAYFYVGEAEQARALLHEVLRKNKGNLHALCNLTVFAYYEKNTVELEQMLNLLKKIQPFEWDNRYKLGATFALVGQYGEAYKWLRSMYKRGYEGDTGFYFWLAQSAYFTGQVAYAQEMWKILLQLDPLKEGLEPWANGDVSKNRNSAENHRDFILRQLADENESSRIFGLFLLKRSAHKQEIVAHPTLLNVEKFSVLEKLSLAYALDYDFNEKDPAEKNFLRFMYVAEKIVETNDSISLEVAQMLSTWFALAELAYRKGYAFKNSCALAAALEYSFHTALENKVTKKELAQKYDISVSTLTKYNDELYLFVPIEE; from the coding sequence TTGGAGAATAAACGTTTAAAAACAACAACGAATATCGTGTCGTTTGTTCCAAATAGTGATTATTATTATAATAAAACATTAAAAGCGATGGACCGTGGCGAAATGGACAAAGCTTATAAATATATAAAACGTGCAGCAGACCTAAGCCAAGACGATGCACATGTGTTACTACAATATGGCGTATTAGAAATGGAATTACAAAATTTTGACCATGCATATGAGCTGATTCATACTGCATATAGCTTAGAGCCAAATGAGTCAGAAATAGTGTTCATGTTAGCAGAAGTGTCGGGTTGTATCGGCCATATTGCTGATGCACAAAAATATGCAGCAAAATATTTAGAAATGGAACCAGATGGCGCTTATATAGAAGATGCTGAGGAAATTTTAGATTATGCTGATTTTGTTGCGGATGATATAGAAGATATAGATGAATTAGACGCATCTAAAATCGTTATACAAGAAAAGGCAAGACGCCTAATGGAAAAGGGAAATTTTCCGGCAGCCATTGAGATATTAGAAAAAACGATTGAGGAATTTCCAGACCTTTGGAATGCGTATAATAACTTGGCTCTCGCTTATTTTTATGTGGGCGAAGCAGAGCAAGCACGTGCGCTATTACATGAGGTGTTGCGTAAAAACAAGGGCAACCTGCATGCACTTTGTAATTTAACGGTATTTGCTTATTACGAAAAGAATACAGTTGAGCTAGAACAAATGTTGAATTTACTAAAAAAAATTCAACCTTTTGAATGGGATAATCGTTACAAACTTGGTGCGACATTTGCACTTGTTGGTCAATATGGGGAAGCGTATAAATGGCTTCGTTCGATGTATAAAAGAGGCTATGAAGGAGATACAGGCTTTTATTTTTGGCTTGCACAATCCGCTTATTTTACTGGGCAAGTGGCATATGCACAAGAAATGTGGAAAATTTTATTGCAGCTTGATCCTCTAAAAGAAGGATTGGAACCATGGGCAAATGGAGACGTTTCCAAGAATCGGAATTCCGCAGAAAACCACCGCGATTTTATATTGCGACAATTAGCGGATGAAAACGAATCAAGCCGCATATTCGGTTTGTTTTTACTGAAACGTTCTGCGCATAAGCAAGAGATTGTTGCGCATCCTACTCTTTTAAATGTGGAAAAGTTCTCTGTACTCGAAAAGTTAAGTTTAGCGTATGCGCTGGACTATGATTTTAACGAAAAAGATCCGGCAGAAAAAAACTTCTTACGCTTTATGTACGTTGCAGAAAAAATTGTGGAGACCAATGATTCCATTTCTCTTGAAGTCGCACAAATGTTAAGTACGTGGTTTGCGTTAGCAGAATTGGCATATCGCAAGGGCTATGCGTTTAAAAATAGTTGTGCTTTAGCGGCTGCACTAGAATATTCATTCCATACGGCGTTAGAAAATAAAGTGACCAAAAAAGAACTTGCACAAAAGTATGATATTTCCGTGTCAACACTTACAAAATATAATGATGAACTGTATCTTTTTGTACCAATAGAAGAATAG
- the clpP gene encoding ATP-dependent Clp endopeptidase proteolytic subunit ClpP, producing MNLIPTVIEQTNRGERAYDIYSRLLKDRIILLGSAIDDNVANSIVAQLLFLEAEDPEKDIHLYINSPGGSITSGMAIYDTMNFIKPDVSTICIGMAASMGAFLLSAGAKGKRIALPNAEVMIHQPLGGAQGQATEIEIAARRILYLREKLNRIMAENSGQDYETLARDTDRDNFMSAEQAKAYGLIDKIYDRSPQKK from the coding sequence ATGAACTTAATTCCTACAGTTATTGAACAAACAAACCGCGGTGAACGTGCTTATGACATTTATTCACGTTTATTAAAAGACCGCATCATTTTATTAGGTAGCGCAATCGATGACAATGTTGCCAACTCAATCGTTGCACAGCTTTTATTTTTAGAAGCTGAAGATCCAGAAAAAGATATTCACCTTTACATCAACTCTCCAGGTGGTTCGATTACTTCTGGTATGGCCATCTACGATACAATGAACTTCATCAAACCAGATGTATCAACAATTTGTATTGGTATGGCTGCTTCAATGGGCGCATTCTTACTTTCTGCTGGTGCAAAAGGTAAACGTATTGCTTTACCAAATGCAGAAGTAATGATTCACCAACCACTTGGTGGCGCACAAGGTCAAGCGACTGAAATCGAAATTGCAGCACGTCGTATTTTATACTTACGTGAAAAATTAAACCGTATCATGGCTGAAAATTCTGGTCAAGATTACGAAACATTAGCTCGCGACACAGACCGTGATAACTTCATGAGTGCTGAGCAAGCAAAAGCGTATGGTTTAATCGATAAAATTTACGATCGTAGCCCACAAAAAAAATAA
- a CDS encoding HPr family phosphocarrier protein: MIEKQVEVKLKSGLQARQAALFVQEANRYKADVFLQKEAKKVNAKSIMGIMSLAVAKGTFITLSAEGHDEEKAINALQALIEKAN; encoded by the coding sequence ATGATCGAAAAACAAGTAGAAGTAAAATTGAAATCTGGTTTGCAAGCGAGACAAGCTGCATTGTTTGTCCAAGAAGCAAACCGTTATAAAGCGGATGTCTTTTTACAAAAAGAGGCAAAAAAAGTGAATGCAAAATCCATCATGGGCATCATGAGCTTAGCAGTAGCAAAAGGTACGTTTATTACGTTAAGTGCTGAAGGTCATGATGAAGAAAAAGCAATCAACGCTTTACAAGCATTAATCGAAAAAGCAAACTAA
- a CDS encoding amino acid ABC transporter permease, with protein sequence MEIFDFFHWEMIWNYRELYAKGLLVTIGLTACGYIGGIILGLFLGLGQVSQKKWIYWPAKIYVDLFRGTPMLVQLLLIHLAVIPTIFGHGLGWWISGIVGLILNSAAYNAEIFRAGIQSIDKGQMEAARSLGLTHSQAMRKVILPQAFRRMIPPLGNEFIALLKDSSLVTIIAGADILYVSKIVAGTYYRFWEPYLFAAFLYLILTYSASKVITLIERKVDINYNPRKKKERA encoded by the coding sequence ATGGAGATTTTTGATTTTTTTCATTGGGAAATGATCTGGAACTACCGTGAACTGTATGCAAAAGGCTTACTCGTAACAATTGGATTAACAGCATGTGGTTATATTGGTGGGATTATTTTGGGTCTATTTTTAGGATTAGGCCAAGTTTCACAGAAAAAGTGGATCTACTGGCCAGCTAAAATTTACGTAGACTTATTTCGTGGAACGCCAATGCTGGTGCAATTACTATTAATACATTTAGCGGTCATTCCGACTATTTTCGGACATGGTTTGGGCTGGTGGATATCTGGGATTGTTGGACTAATCTTAAATAGTGCGGCATACAATGCAGAAATTTTCCGTGCAGGGATTCAGTCCATTGATAAAGGGCAAATGGAAGCAGCACGCTCACTTGGTTTAACACATTCCCAAGCGATGCGTAAAGTCATTTTGCCACAAGCATTTCGTCGCATGATTCCTCCGTTAGGTAATGAGTTTATCGCCCTATTAAAGGACTCATCACTAGTTACGATTATTGCTGGGGCAGACATTTTATATGTAAGTAAAATTGTAGCAGGTACATATTATCGATTTTGGGAGCCGTATTTATTCGCAGCATTCCTTTATTTAATCTTAACGTATTCGGCCTCAAAGGTTATTACGCTTATTGAAAGAAAAGTCGATATCAATTACAACCCAAGAAAGAAAAAGGAGCGTGCTTAA
- a CDS encoding NUDIX domain-containing protein, translating into MQRITNLLAIKDGKVLLLQKPRRGWFVAPGGKMELGESIYESAVREFQEETNLTPKNVHLKGTYTMVIKNGDKVVDEWMLYTFVATDVEGIPFVETREGILGWHPIESINELPMAAGDRTNLLFAALNKGMQYGTFEYTEDFELISEKIQNSVAQ; encoded by the coding sequence ATGCAACGCATTACGAATTTATTAGCTATTAAAGATGGGAAAGTATTATTGCTACAAAAACCAAGAAGAGGTTGGTTTGTTGCGCCAGGTGGCAAAATGGAATTAGGAGAGTCCATTTATGAATCTGCTGTACGCGAATTCCAAGAAGAAACAAACCTAACACCAAAAAATGTCCATTTAAAAGGGACTTATACAATGGTTATTAAAAATGGGGACAAAGTTGTCGATGAATGGATGCTTTATACATTTGTCGCAACAGATGTTGAAGGAATTCCATTTGTAGAAACACGCGAAGGCATTCTAGGCTGGCATCCAATAGAAAGTATAAATGAATTGCCAATGGCTGCAGGAGATCGAACAAATTTATTGTTCGCCGCATTAAATAAAGGGATGCAATATGGTACATTTGAGTATACAGAGGATTTTGAGTTAATTAGCGAAAAAATCCAAAATTCGGTCGCACAATAA
- a CDS encoding amino acid ABC transporter ATP-binding protein: MIKVENLHKHFGKLEVLKGIDYEIHEKEVVCVIGPSGSGKSTFLRCMNLLEEVTDGAIYIEGVKINDPKSNINDIRTEVGMVFQQFNLFPHMSVIDNITMAPMQIRKLNKANAKKLAIELLEKVGLREKADNYPQQLSGGQQQRVAIARALAMKPKIMLFDEPTSALDPEMVKEVLDVMKNLAKEGMTMVVVTHEMGFAREVGDRVLFMDGGYIVEQGHPEDLFGNPQSERTKAFLGKVL, from the coding sequence ATGATTAAGGTTGAAAATTTACATAAGCATTTTGGCAAGCTCGAAGTGTTAAAAGGAATTGATTACGAAATTCATGAAAAGGAAGTTGTCTGTGTTATCGGTCCGTCGGGTTCAGGTAAAAGTACATTCCTTCGTTGCATGAATTTACTAGAAGAAGTAACAGATGGTGCCATTTACATTGAAGGCGTCAAGATTAATGATCCAAAATCAAATATTAATGATATCCGTACAGAAGTAGGCATGGTGTTCCAACAATTTAACCTGTTTCCGCATATGTCGGTCATCGATAATATTACAATGGCCCCGATGCAAATTCGTAAATTAAATAAAGCAAATGCAAAAAAGCTTGCAATAGAATTATTAGAAAAAGTGGGTTTGCGTGAAAAAGCGGATAATTACCCGCAACAGCTTTCAGGTGGCCAGCAGCAACGTGTTGCTATAGCTCGAGCACTTGCGATGAAGCCGAAAATTATGTTATTTGACGAGCCTACTTCAGCCCTTGATCCAGAAATGGTAAAAGAGGTTTTAGACGTAATGAAAAACCTGGCAAAAGAAGGGATGACGATGGTTGTTGTCACACATGAAATGGGCTTTGCACGTGAAGTAGGCGATCGTGTATTGTTTATGGATGGTGGCTATATCGTTGAACAAGGACATCCAGAAGATCTTTTCGGTAACCCACAAAGTGAGCGTACAAAAGCCTTTTTAGGAAAAGTATTATAA
- the hisIE gene encoding bifunctional phosphoribosyl-AMP cyclohydrolase/phosphoribosyl-ATP diphosphatase HisIE, whose amino-acid sequence MNVKFNEQGLIPAVIQDAQTKEVLTVAYMNEESLQKTIETNETWFYSRSRNELWHKGATSGNTQQVVSIKADCDQDALVIEVLPAGPACHNGTTSCFTENLVENTRPGSVAILPELVEVIKQREIDMPEGAYTTYLFDKGIDKICKKVGEEATEVVIGAKNRDKEEVKWESADLLYHLLVLLQEQKVNVYEVLEVLQKRHEGKKPQK is encoded by the coding sequence ATGAACGTAAAATTTAATGAGCAAGGGTTAATCCCTGCAGTTATCCAAGATGCACAAACAAAAGAAGTATTAACAGTAGCCTATATGAATGAGGAATCTCTACAAAAAACAATTGAAACAAATGAAACATGGTTTTACTCACGTTCACGTAACGAACTTTGGCATAAAGGTGCAACAAGCGGAAACACACAACAAGTCGTATCCATTAAAGCAGATTGTGATCAGGACGCATTAGTTATCGAAGTACTTCCAGCGGGTCCAGCATGTCACAATGGTACAACATCTTGCTTTACGGAAAACTTAGTTGAAAATACACGACCGGGTTCAGTGGCAATTTTACCAGAACTAGTAGAAGTCATTAAACAACGTGAAATCGATATGCCAGAAGGCGCTTATACAACGTATTTATTCGATAAAGGAATCGATAAAATTTGTAAAAAAGTCGGTGAAGAAGCGACAGAAGTAGTCATCGGCGCGAAAAACCGTGACAAAGAAGAAGTGAAATGGGAATCAGCAGATTTACTTTATCACTTACTCGTGTTACTTCAAGAACAAAAAGTGAATGTGTATGAAGTGTTAGAAGTACTTCAAAAACGTCATGAAGGTAAAAAGCCACAAAAGTAA
- the whiA gene encoding DNA-binding protein WhiA: MSFASETKKELTQVEADDASLKAEVSALIRMNGSLSFANRQISLDVQTENAAIARRLYTIVKKMYPYTVELLVRKKMRLKKNNVYICRIREGAREILADLEIVSNSFEFNHIISASIIPKKNQRRAYLRGAFLAGGSVNNPETSSYHLEVYSLYKEHGEALAELMNHFDLNAKTIERKKGFVTYLKEAEKISDFLNLVGATSAMLKFEDVRILRDMRNSVNRIVNCETANLNKTIGAALRQVDNIRYIDNAIGLDQLPDKLREIARLRVEYQDVTLKELGDMVSTGVVSKSGVNHRLRKIDEIADALRRGDNIIK; this comes from the coding sequence ATGTCATTTGCATCAGAAACAAAGAAGGAATTGACACAAGTTGAAGCGGATGACGCCAGTTTAAAGGCTGAAGTGTCCGCACTTATTCGAATGAATGGGAGTTTAAGCTTTGCGAATCGTCAAATAAGCTTAGATGTTCAAACTGAAAATGCTGCCATTGCAAGGCGTTTATATACGATTGTCAAAAAAATGTATCCATATACTGTTGAATTATTAGTTCGAAAAAAAATGCGATTGAAAAAAAATAATGTGTATATCTGCCGTATTCGTGAAGGTGCGCGTGAAATATTAGCCGATTTAGAAATTGTATCAAATTCATTTGAGTTTAATCATATAATTTCAGCGTCAATTATTCCGAAAAAAAATCAACGACGTGCTTATTTACGAGGCGCGTTTTTAGCAGGGGGTTCTGTCAATAACCCAGAAACTTCTTCGTATCACTTAGAAGTGTATTCTTTATATAAGGAGCACGGAGAAGCGTTGGCAGAGCTGATGAATCATTTTGATCTTAACGCGAAGACGATTGAACGTAAAAAAGGGTTTGTCACCTACTTAAAGGAAGCTGAAAAAATATCAGATTTCTTAAATTTAGTAGGTGCTACATCAGCAATGCTAAAATTTGAAGATGTTCGTATTTTACGAGATATGCGTAACAGCGTAAACCGAATCGTTAACTGTGAAACAGCGAATTTAAATAAAACTATCGGGGCAGCATTACGCCAAGTGGATAATATCCGTTACATCGACAATGCAATTGGCTTAGATCAGCTACCTGATAAGTTACGTGAAATTGCTCGACTTCGTGTTGAATACCAAGATGTTACTCTAAAAGAGCTTGGTGATATGGTTTCAACAGGCGTTGTAAGTAAATCAGGCGTCAATCACCGTCTGCGTAAAATTGACGAAATTGCAGATGCACTTCGTCGTGGTGACAATATTATAAAATAA